The genomic interval CTATCAAAGGTTCAACGGATGTTACGATCAATAAATTGGAATTCGATTCAAGAAAATTGGAAGCCAATGATGTTTTTATTGCTATTCGTGGAACTATTTCAGATGGCCATGATTTTATCCAAAAAGCGATTGAATTAGGGGCTATAGCTATAGTTTGTGATACTTTACCTGAAAAAACAGAAGTCGGTATTACTTATGTTCAAGTACTAGATACTAATAAAGCGTTGGCTTTTATGGCGGCAAATTATTTTGGTGATCCTTCAAAGGATATGAAATTAGTTGGAATTACAGGGACTAATGGAAAAACAACCATTGCTTCTTTATTGTTTCAATTATTTGAAAAAGCAGGTTTCAAAGTGGGATTGATTTCTACTGTAAAAATTGTTGTCGACAAACAAGAGTACAAAGCCACACATACAACACCTGATTCAATAACAATCAACCATTATCTTGAAGAAATGAGAGCTGCTGGGGTTGAATATTGTTTTATGGAAGTGAGTTCTCATGGGATTCACCAAAAAAGAACAGAAGCCTTGCATTTTGTAGGAGGTATTTTCACGAATCTTTCTCACGATCACTTGGATTACCATCCAACATTTGCAGAATATAGAGATGTAAAAAAATCTTTTTTTGATAATTTGCCTAAAACAGCTTTTTCAATCACGAACATTGATGACAAAAACGGAGCTGTGATGTTACAAAACACAGTTTCTAAAAAATGTACGTATGCTTTAAAATCGTATGCCGATTATAGAGCACAAATCCTAGAAAATCAATTATCTGGCTTATTGCTAAAGATAAATGAAAATGAAGTTTGGGTAAAATTAATTGGGACTTTCAATGCTTATAATTTATTAGCTATTTATGCTACAGCTATCGAATTAGGAATGGATAGCTTAGAGACACTTCGACTATTATCAGATTTAGAGAGTGTTTCAGGTCGTTTTCAATTTATAGTATCGAATGCAAATGTTACAGCTATTGTAGATTACGCACACACACCTGATGCCTTAGATAATGTATTGAAAACTATTAATGATATTCGAACTAAAAACGAACAATTAATTACAGTTGTGGGTTGTGGTGGGAACCGTGATAAAGCAAAACGTCCTATTATGGCAGGTATTGCTTCTGAACTGAGTGATAAAACAATTTTGACTTCGGATAATCCTCGAAATGAAGATCCTGAAGTAATTATTCACGAAATGGAACAAGGGGTTGCTGCCCAAAATTTTAAAAAAATATTGGCAATTACAGATAGAAAACAAGCTATTAAAACCGCTTGTCAGTTAGCACAGCCTAATGATATTATTTTGATTGCAGGTAAAGGGCATGAAACGTATCAAGAGATTAATGGTGTTCGCCATGATTTTGATGATATGAAAACAGTAAAAGAAATTTTAGAACAATTTGGTAAATAAATATTCAACAGAAGTTTTTGAATCGAAAATTAACCATTCAACCAATATATTATGCTATACTATTTATTTGAGTATTTAAACAAGACATTAGATGTTTCAGGAACGGGAGTTTTTCAGTACATCACCTTTCGTTCTGCTTTGGCGTTCATATTGTCGCTTTTGTTGTCTACTATTTACGGAAAAAGGGTTATCCTTTTTTTACAAAGACAACAAGTAGGTGAAACAGTTAGAGAACTTGGCCTAGCAGGGCAAAATGAAAAAGCAGGTACTCCAACTATGGGAGGGTTGATTATCATTTTTGCTACGTTGCTTCCTGTATTTTTGTTTGCTAAGCTTCATAATATTTATATAGTGTTACTAATAGTGACCACTTTATGGATGGGTACCATTGGTTTTATTGATGATTATATTAAGATTTTCAAGAAAGATAAAGAAGGGTTAAAAGGGATCTTTAAAGTTTTTGGTCAAGTAGGATTAGGTTTAATTGTAGGTTATGTTTTGTATTTCAGTCCTGATGTTACGGTTCGTACAGATACCAGTAAACGAGATGTTTTTAAGATAACCACAGAGAACACTATTTATCCTGCTCCTATAGAGGAGAAGTCAACAGCTACGACCATTCCTTTCTTTAAGAATAATGAATTTGACTATGCTGAATTATTAGCCTGGACAGGCGAAGGATATGAGAAATGGGCTTGGTTGGTTTTCATACCAGTCGTGATTTTCATCATTACTGCAGTTTCCAATGGAGCAAATCTTACTGATGGAATTGATGGTCTTGCGGCAGGAACGTCTGCTATATCTGTGCTCGCCTTAGGGATATTTACGTTCCTTTCCGGGAATATCATTTTCTCTAATTATCTGAATATCATGTATATTCCTAATTCCGGGGAAATGACGGTTTTTATCTCGGCATTTGTTGGGGCTTTGATAGGATTCCTTTGGTATAATTCCTTTCCCGCTTCGGTATTTATGGGAGATACGGGAAGTTTAACAATAGGAGGTATAATTGCGGTTCTCGCTATTGCGGTAAGAAAAGAAATGTTGATTCCTTTATTATGTGGGATATTCTTGGTCGAAAATTTATCTGTGATTTTACAAGTCAGTTATTTCAAATACACCAAGAAGCGTTTTGGAGAAGGTCGAAGAATATTTTTAATGTCGCCTTTGCATCATCATTATCAAAAGAGAGGTTATCATGAAAGTAAGATTGTAACACGGTTTTGGATTGTAGCCATCTTACTCGCCATTTTATCTATTGTGACATTAAAACTAAGATAATATGAGACTAGTAGTTTTAGGAGGAGGAGAAAGTGGTATAGGTACTGCGATTCTGGGGAAGAAGAAAGGATATGATGTTTTTGTATCTGATTTTGGAAAAATAAAAGAAAAGTACAAACAAGTTCTTATAGATAATGAAATAGAATGGGAAGATGAAAAGCATACAGAAGATTTAGTTCTGAATGCTGATGTCGTGATGAAAAGCCCTGGAATTCCTGATAAAGCAGCCGTTATTAAAAAAATGATTGAAAAAGGGATTCCTGTAATTTCAGAAATTGAATTCGCTGCTCCGTTCACTGATGCAGTAACAATAGGGATTACGGGTAGCAATGGTAAAACCACTACGACAATGTTGGTTTATCATTTGCTAAAATCAGCTGGATTGAATGTAGGACTGGGAGGGAATATCGGGAAAAGTTTTGCTTGGCAGGTAGCCGATGAGAATTATGATTCCTATGTATTGGAATTGAGTAGTTTTCAATTAGACGGGATCTTTAATTATAAGCCACACATTGCAATCATTACTAATATTAGCCCGGATCATTTAGATCGATACGATTATAAATACGAAAATTACATAGCTTCAAAGTTTCGGATAACGATGAATCAAACAGAAGAGGATTATCTAATTTACGATGCAGATGATGAAGCGATAGCAAACTGGTTAAAAAATAATAAAACAAAAGCAAAACTAATACCTTTCTCACTAACGCAAATATTTAGCGAAGGAGCCTTTATACAAAACAACATTATGGAAGTAACAATCAACCAGGACGAATTTAAAATGGAAACAGAAACTATTGCCTTAGAAGGAAAACATAACATGAAAAATGCAATGGCAGCAACTTCAGTGGCTAAATTGATGCAAATTAGAAAAGCAACAATACGTGAGAGTCTGTCTAATTTTGAAGGGGTAGAACACCGTTTGGAGAAAGTGTTGAAAATTCAAAATGTACAGTACGTCAACGATTCAAAAGCGACAAATGTAAATGCTACTTTTTTTGCATTAGACAGCATGAATACGCCAACAGTTTGGATTGTAGGAGGGGTTGATAAAGGAAATGATTACAATGAACTAATGTCATTAGTTCGTGAAAAAGTAAAGGCAATTATTTGTTTAGGGGTGGATAATAAAAAAATAATAGATGCTTTTGGTAATGTTGTTGATATGATGATAGAAGTTACCAATATGAGAGAAGCTGTTATTATGGCACAACGATTAACTGAAAAAGGAGATACTGTTTTGTTGTCACCAGCTTGCGCAAGTTTTGATTTATTCGAAAGTTATGAGGACAGAGGAAATCAATTCAAACAAGCCGTACAGAATTTGTAATACTATTATAAAGTATAATAACTAAAAACAATAATAATGAAACAATTAATAAGCAATTTAAAGGGAGATAAAGGGATTTGGTCCTTTGTGGCTTTATTGGCTTTGTTTTCATTTATGCCTGTTTTTAGCGCCAGTAGTAATTTGGCCTATTTAGGTCATGGTACGGGAAATACGTTAGGTTATTTGTTGAAGCATTTAGGACATGTAGTGTGTGGGTTTTGGATTATTTATGTTTTTCATAGGGTTCCTTATCAGTATTTTAGATCATTTTCGAGGTTGTTATTGCCTATTATTTGGGTGGTTTTAGCTATAACTATGATTAAAGGAACTGTAATTGGTGGTGCTAATGCTAGTAGATGGTTGCAAATTCCATTTGTAGGTATTTCTTTCCAGCCTTCAGCTCTGGCCGCTTTAGTGTTATATGTATATGTAGCTCGTTATTTATCGAAAACTAGAGACGAACCAATTGATTTTATAGATTCCGTTAAAGAACTTTGGGTTCCAGTATTTATTACTTTGATATTTATTCTGCCTTCCAATTTTTCAACTGCTGCCTTGATTTTTTCCATGGTGACAATGTTGGTTTTTATTGGGAAATATCCATTAAAATATTTGATTTATATTATTGGTTTAGGAGTAGTTTCTTTAGCTTTTTTTGTACTCTTAGCTAAAGCTTTTCCAGATTCTAAATTTTTTAGTCGTGTGCATACTTGGGAAAGTAGAATAGAAAATTTCACAACTGATAAACCTGATGAAGATGATTATCAAATTGAAAAAGCTAAAATAGCCATTGCGTCGGGAAAAATATATGGATTAGGCCCTGGTAAAAGTATTCAAAAAAACTTTTTGCCACAATCGTCTTCAGATTTTATTTACGCAATTATTGTTGAAGAGTATGGTTTAGTTGGCGGTTTTGGAGTATTGGTTTTGTATCTCTTATTACTTTTTCGTTTTATCATTGCCTCTCATAAAGCCAATACAACTTTTGGGAAATTAGTAGTTATCGGTCTTGGTTTTCCAATGATTTTTCAAGCAATGATTAATATGGCGGTCGCAGTTGAATTGTTGCCCGTAACAGGACAAACTTTACCACTGATTAGTAGTGGAGGTACATCTATTTGGATGACTTGTATTGCCTTGGGAATCATTATTGGTGTTACCAAAAAAGAAGAAGAAATAGCGGAAGAACAAAAAGAAGCTGCCAAAAGAGAGGAAGCTTTGCAGAAATTAATTGACGGACAGCTATTAGTTGATGAAGAATCAAATAATAGTGATTACTCAATTGAGGATAAAGTTTCTAATCCAATGAATGCTGTTTTAAATAAATAAGAATATCAAATTTAATATATATGCAACCATATAAATTCATTTTAAGCGGAGGGGGAACTGGAGGACACATCTATCCTGCGATTGCAATTGCTAATGAATTGAAACTGCGTTTTCCTGACGCTAAGTTTCTTTTTGTAGGTGCCCAAGATAAAATGGAAATGCAAAAAGTGCCACAAGCAGGATATGATATTAAAGGATTATGGATTGCAGGCTTGCAAAGAAAATTGACTTTGCAAAATGCAATGTTCCCTTTTAAATTGGTTGATAGTTTATTTAAATCTAAAAAAATAATCAAAGAATTTAAACCAGATGTGGTGATTGGAACTGGTGGTTTTGCCAGTGGACCTTTATTGCAAGTGGCGGCTATGATGGGGATTACAACCGTTATACAGGAGCAGAATTCATTTCCAGGGATAACGAATAAGTTGTTAAGTAAGAAAGCAGATGCAATTTGTGTTGCTTATGAAAATTTGGAACGTTTTTTTCCAAAAGAAAAAATGATTTTGACAGGCAATCCTGTTCGTAAAGATTTAATTGCAATTGGTGGTAAACGTGAAGAAGCTATTTCATTTTTTCAATTAGATGCTAGTAAAAAAACTTTGTTAGTGCTTGGAGGTAGTTTAGGCGCAAGAAGAGTTAACCAGTTAATTGAGAAAGAACTTGAAGCTATTGTGGCTCAAAATGTTCAAATTATCTGGCAATGTGGGAAATTGTATTTTGATGAGTATAAAAAATATAATTCTAGTCTTGTACAAGTCGTTTCCTTTATTGAACGAATGGATTTGGTTTATGCCGCTGCTGATGTTATTATTTCTAGAGCGGGAGCATCTTCAGTATCTGAATTATGTATCGTAGGGAAGCCCGTTATTTTTATTCCCTCTCCTAATGTGGCAGAGGATCATCAAACTAAAAATGCGAAAGCTATAGTAGATAAAAATGGTGCTTTGTTGCTAAAAGAATACGAATTGGAGACCTTATTTAGTGTGGTTTTTGAAACGCTATTAAAAGATAGTGGGAAGCAATCTCAATTAAGCGAGAATATAAAAAAATTAGCAATG from Flavobacterium ovatum carries:
- the mraY gene encoding phospho-N-acetylmuramoyl-pentapeptide-transferase; protein product: MLYYLFEYLNKTLDVSGTGVFQYITFRSALAFILSLLLSTIYGKRVILFLQRQQVGETVRELGLAGQNEKAGTPTMGGLIIIFATLLPVFLFAKLHNIYIVLLIVTTLWMGTIGFIDDYIKIFKKDKEGLKGIFKVFGQVGLGLIVGYVLYFSPDVTVRTDTSKRDVFKITTENTIYPAPIEEKSTATTIPFFKNNEFDYAELLAWTGEGYEKWAWLVFIPVVIFIITAVSNGANLTDGIDGLAAGTSAISVLALGIFTFLSGNIIFSNYLNIMYIPNSGEMTVFISAFVGALIGFLWYNSFPASVFMGDTGSLTIGGIIAVLAIAVRKEMLIPLLCGIFLVENLSVILQVSYFKYTKKRFGEGRRIFLMSPLHHHYQKRGYHESKIVTRFWIVAILLAILSIVTLKLR
- the murG gene encoding undecaprenyldiphospho-muramoylpentapeptide beta-N-acetylglucosaminyltransferase, translated to MQPYKFILSGGGTGGHIYPAIAIANELKLRFPDAKFLFVGAQDKMEMQKVPQAGYDIKGLWIAGLQRKLTLQNAMFPFKLVDSLFKSKKIIKEFKPDVVIGTGGFASGPLLQVAAMMGITTVIQEQNSFPGITNKLLSKKADAICVAYENLERFFPKEKMILTGNPVRKDLIAIGGKREEAISFFQLDASKKTLLVLGGSLGARRVNQLIEKELEAIVAQNVQIIWQCGKLYFDEYKKYNSSLVQVVSFIERMDLVYAAADVIISRAGASSVSELCIVGKPVIFIPSPNVAEDHQTKNAKAIVDKNGALLLKEYELETLFSVVFETLLKDSGKQSQLSENIKKLAMPEATQKIADVIVKLINK
- a CDS encoding UDP-N-acetylmuramoyl-L-alanyl-D-glutamate--2,6-diaminopimelate ligase; its protein translation is MDKNLKDILYKVAIESIKGSTDVTINKLEFDSRKLEANDVFIAIRGTISDGHDFIQKAIELGAIAIVCDTLPEKTEVGITYVQVLDTNKALAFMAANYFGDPSKDMKLVGITGTNGKTTIASLLFQLFEKAGFKVGLISTVKIVVDKQEYKATHTTPDSITINHYLEEMRAAGVEYCFMEVSSHGIHQKRTEALHFVGGIFTNLSHDHLDYHPTFAEYRDVKKSFFDNLPKTAFSITNIDDKNGAVMLQNTVSKKCTYALKSYADYRAQILENQLSGLLLKINENEVWVKLIGTFNAYNLLAIYATAIELGMDSLETLRLLSDLESVSGRFQFIVSNANVTAIVDYAHTPDALDNVLKTINDIRTKNEQLITVVGCGGNRDKAKRPIMAGIASELSDKTILTSDNPRNEDPEVIIHEMEQGVAAQNFKKILAITDRKQAIKTACQLAQPNDIILIAGKGHETYQEINGVRHDFDDMKTVKEILEQFGK
- the murD gene encoding UDP-N-acetylmuramoyl-L-alanine--D-glutamate ligase translates to MRLVVLGGGESGIGTAILGKKKGYDVFVSDFGKIKEKYKQVLIDNEIEWEDEKHTEDLVLNADVVMKSPGIPDKAAVIKKMIEKGIPVISEIEFAAPFTDAVTIGITGSNGKTTTTMLVYHLLKSAGLNVGLGGNIGKSFAWQVADENYDSYVLELSSFQLDGIFNYKPHIAIITNISPDHLDRYDYKYENYIASKFRITMNQTEEDYLIYDADDEAIANWLKNNKTKAKLIPFSLTQIFSEGAFIQNNIMEVTINQDEFKMETETIALEGKHNMKNAMAATSVAKLMQIRKATIRESLSNFEGVEHRLEKVLKIQNVQYVNDSKATNVNATFFALDSMNTPTVWIVGGVDKGNDYNELMSLVREKVKAIICLGVDNKKIIDAFGNVVDMMIEVTNMREAVIMAQRLTEKGDTVLLSPACASFDLFESYEDRGNQFKQAVQNL
- a CDS encoding FtsW/RodA/SpoVE family cell cycle protein is translated as MKQLISNLKGDKGIWSFVALLALFSFMPVFSASSNLAYLGHGTGNTLGYLLKHLGHVVCGFWIIYVFHRVPYQYFRSFSRLLLPIIWVVLAITMIKGTVIGGANASRWLQIPFVGISFQPSALAALVLYVYVARYLSKTRDEPIDFIDSVKELWVPVFITLIFILPSNFSTAALIFSMVTMLVFIGKYPLKYLIYIIGLGVVSLAFFVLLAKAFPDSKFFSRVHTWESRIENFTTDKPDEDDYQIEKAKIAIASGKIYGLGPGKSIQKNFLPQSSSDFIYAIIVEEYGLVGGFGVLVLYLLLLFRFIIASHKANTTFGKLVVIGLGFPMIFQAMINMAVAVELLPVTGQTLPLISSGGTSIWMTCIALGIIIGVTKKEEEIAEEQKEAAKREEALQKLIDGQLLVDEESNNSDYSIEDKVSNPMNAVLNK